Within the Arthrobacter caoxuetaonis genome, the region GCCGGCACCGACGACGGCGAATCCATTCGATGCGAGAATCTCCAGGTACGGAGCGATGTTCTCCTTGCATCCGGAGATCCATGCCCCTCCGTGGACCCACACCACGACGGGCAGCGGGCCTACTCCGGCATCCTCAGGCAGGAAGACATCCAGCGCCGGGCCCTTGGGAGCGCCAATATAAGGAAGGCTCCTGTGCGCCCTTACTGCCCCGGCAGGTACGTGCTTGCGGAGTTTACGGAGCTGGACTTTGCCGCCGCTGGAAAAGACACCCCGGATGAACAGGGCCGACGGCCTCGGATCTTTTTGGATGACGGTGGCGGCAAGCGTGCCGGCTGTTGCTGCGGCTCCAGCCATGAAACCCGCTGCCGCAAGGGGCAGGATCTTCATTTTTTCAGGTTAGGACCGGCGCATGGACGCCTTCGGAGCCACTCCCCCGCATCTAAGCGGCACACCGGTTTCCCGGGTGCTCGAATTCATACCGTTCTGTGCCGGGCTGAACAGCTGAATGTGAGCATCCGCGGCTCCCGTGTTCCCTCGGCCACCGGCTCTAGTCGGCAAGCTCATGGCGCCGCAGGTGGAACCCCGGCGCGGGTCTGGAACAAACTGAAAGCACCATGTCAAGGCCCCTCGGGACTAAGGATTCTGAACCATGAGAAAAATCAACGCCGGAAGAAACTGGCTCATCCACCGCGTTCCGGCCGGCCACTTCGGACAGGCCGCCCGCCTGGCGCGTCCGGTCCAGTACCTGCTGCTGGCCCTGCTGGCCGGTGCTGCCGCTGTGCTGGAGCTTCTCTGACCGGTTCCGGCCGGGCCAAAAGCGCGGACACCCTTCTTGCGGCTTGCTGAAGTCGCTAGCGTTGGCACTTCGGAACGCAGCCAGAGAAGTCCGGCCCAAGGAGCGCAATCATGGAACCCATCCCCGGCATCGCCCCAGGCGTTCCGCCCAGCGGCACTGGATGTGTGGAGTGCCTCCTGCAGCAGGGCTGGTGGCTGCATCTGCGCCGCTGCACCGAGTGCGGGCACATCGGCTGCTGCGACACGTCCCCCGGACAGCACGCGACTGCCCACGGGAGGTCCACAGGGCATCCGGTCATCCGCAGTTTCGAACCCGGCGAGGACTGGTTCTACAGCTATCTTGATGAGGCAACTTTCCAGGGCCCTGTGCTTGCTCCGCCGCAGGCGCATCCCGTGAGCCAGCCTGTTCCAGGTCCTGCAGGCCTGGTGCCTCCGGACTGGCGGAACCTTCTCCACTAGCTTTACTCAGAGCGCTGGCGGCCGCCCGTGCCGGGAGGTGCCGGATGCCTTGGGGCACCTGAATGCCTCCGGAGCACACCCACCCGGAGAGACAGCCATGCCAGTCCGCCCACAGGGATGGGCAGCCAGAAGTTGGCGATCCGCCAGGACAGAACCCCCAGGACAGCGGCTGGGTTGGCGGCGCCGAACCCCACCAGGGTGGGGACCATCACTCCTTCCACAAGCCCCAGCCCGCCCGGCGTGAGCGGAGCAAGCGCCACGAGGTTGCCCAAGCCGTAGGCAACGAGCAGCTCCCCCGGATTCAGGGCATGCCCAAAGGCAGCAACGAACGTCCACAGGCAAGCGGCATCGAACAGCCAGTAGCAGACGGACAGGAGCAGCGCCTGGGCCAGCCGGGCCGGCTCCTGGCGGAACATTTCGGTCTCCGCAGCCATGGTGCGGACGAAGCGTTCCGCCGACTCCGGTTTAACCACCCGCACCCAGGACGCGATCCGCCGGGCGGCATGCACTGCACCCTCCAAGTGCCGGTCCAGGACAGAGAGAGCGGCGCCGCTCAGCAGGAGAAGGACCAGCACGACGGCGCCGGCCGTCACGAAATATTGGTTTCCCCGCACCTGTCCAAGGGCGGCAAGCAGACCCACCGCGAACAGGACGCCCAGGACGAGGTTGGCGCCAACCACCTGGACCATGGCAGCGCTCAGCGCATCCTGCGGCCGGACGCCTGCCTGGGTGAGCAGCTTGTAGCGCACGGCCGCCGAGGTCGTTCCGCCTCCGGGGACAACATGGTTCACCGCCTGGTCGGCCAAGTCGATCCGGAGCAGGGTGAAATATCCCGGACGGCGGCTGCCGGGCAGGACTGCCCGGGTCAGGGCGCTGTAACAGCACAGGGACGCCGCCTCCAAAGCCGCGGCGGCAGCAAGCAAGACGGGTGAAAGACCGCCCAGCGCCCGCAGCACGTTGTCCGATCCGACCAGCTGCGGCAACACGATGTACTCAAAGATCAGGAGCAGGACCGCCAGCGCGAAGATCCAGCGGACCGCCCGTGAGCCGCGCAGATAAGCGAAGACCCTCCGGAGCACGTGCATGTTCCCAGCACAGCAGAGCGGCCATCCGGTAACTAGGCACTCCCCCGGATCACGGGCGGCAAGCCTGCAGGAAT harbors:
- a CDS encoding UBP-type zinc finger domain-containing protein; its protein translation is MEPIPGIAPGVPPSGTGCVECLLQQGWWLHLRRCTECGHIGCCDTSPGQHATAHGRSTGHPVIRSFEPGEDWFYSYLDEATFQGPVLAPPQAHPVSQPVPGPAGLVPPDWRNLLH
- a CDS encoding lysylphosphatidylglycerol synthase transmembrane domain-containing protein, producing MHVLRRVFAYLRGSRAVRWIFALAVLLLIFEYIVLPQLVGSDNVLRALGGLSPVLLAAAAALEAASLCCYSALTRAVLPGSRRPGYFTLLRIDLADQAVNHVVPGGGTTSAAVRYKLLTQAGVRPQDALSAAMVQVVGANLVLGVLFAVGLLAALGQVRGNQYFVTAGAVVLVLLLLSGAALSVLDRHLEGAVHAARRIASWVRVVKPESAERFVRTMAAETEMFRQEPARLAQALLLSVCYWLFDAACLWTFVAAFGHALNPGELLVAYGLGNLVALAPLTPGGLGLVEGVMVPTLVGFGAANPAAVLGVLSWRIANFWLPIPVGGLAWLSLRVGVLRRHSGAPRHPAPPGTGGRQRSE